In a single window of the Arachis hypogaea cultivar Tifrunner chromosome 6, arahy.Tifrunner.gnm2.J5K5, whole genome shotgun sequence genome:
- the LOC140173642 gene encoding zinc finger BED domain-containing protein RICESLEEPER 1-like translates to MDVETRWNSTYQMLEVALKHRKAFELLALKDNAYIGEINGGKGRGVPSDSDWEYAESIVRFLRVFSDATIRISGTLYVTSDMYMKKVFAIGRFICHSCDSVDFSTMSMAERMRVMYEKYWGNPNSVNMLLLIAIVLNPMQKIMYVNYFLDYFFGEEKGGELKSKLSKCIKLLYQQYQSSEEASEADTQDVQANNINTDLHGIGFFLQATGRRTNTRSSLDRYLQEEYESYSHKFDILNWWKLRSLHLVLEEECLIHTAVP, encoded by the exons ATGGATGTTGAGACTAGGTGGAACTCTACTTATCAAATGTTAGAGGTAGCTTTGAAGCATCGCAAAGCATTTGAGTTGCTTGCTTTGAAAGATAATGCCTATATAGGAGAGATAAATGGAGGAAAAGGGAGAGGTGTTCCTTCTGATTCAGACTGGGAGTATGCTGAGTCCATTGTACGATTTTTGCGAGTGTTCAGTGATGCCACTATACGTATTTCTGGTACCTTATATGTTACCAGTGATATGTATATGAAGAAAGTATTTGCAATTGGACGATTTATTTGTCATTCTTGTGATTCTGTTGATTTTAGTACTATGTCAATGGCAGAAAGGATGAGGGTTATGTATGAGAAGTATTGGGGCAATCCTAATTCAGTGAATATGTTGTTACTGATTGCTATCGTACTTAATCCAATGCAAAAGATTATGTATGTCAATTATTTCTTAGATTACTTCtttggagaagaaaaaggaggcGAATTGAAGTCAAAGTTGTCCAAGTGCATAAAGTTACTTTATCAGCAATACCAAAGTTCTGAGGAAGCAAGTGAAGCTGATACGCAAGATGTTCAAGCCAACAacattaatactgatcttcatggCATAGGCTTTTTTCTGCAAGCAACCGGTCGCAGAACAAATACAAGATCTTCACTTGATAGATATTTACAAGAAGAATACGAGTCATACTCCCATAAGTTCGATATACTAAACTGGTGGAAG CTTCGGAGTCTGCATTTAGTACTAGAGGAAGAGTGCTTGATCCATACCGCAGTTCCTTAA